The Campylobacter concisus genome segment TATACTAAAATTGCTTTTTTTAAAAATAAAGGCTCTCATGTTTTACTATATCTATGAAATTTTAAATTTTAATATCTTTCAATACATCACCGTTCGTGCTAGTATCGCTTTTTTCATCGCTTTTGCACTCACAACTTATTTGATGCCCAAATTTATCGCTTGGGCAAAGGCAAAAAACGCCGCCCAGCCTATCTACGAACTTGCCCCACAAACTCACCAAAAAAAGGCCAAAACGCCAACCATGGGCGGACTTGTTTTTGTCTTCACAGCCGTACTTTCCACGATAATTTGCGCAAGGCTTGATAACACATTTGTCTTAACATCTCTCTTTTGCCTAGTTTGCTTTACACTGCTTGGCTACAAGGACGATTACAGTAAAATTTTAGGAGCAAAAAATCACGCCGGCCTAAGCCCAAAAGCAAAGCTCTTTTTTCAGTTTTTAATAGCCTTTGTAATTTCTGTTTTTTTATATGCAAGTCACGAGCTTAGCACCGAGTTTTATCTACCTTTTTTTAAGCAACCTATTTTAGATTTAAAAATTTTTGCCATTTTCTTTTGGACACTGGTCATAGTCGCTGCTTCAAATTCAGTAAATTTAACAGACGGGCTTGACGGACTAGCTACTGTGCCATCGATATTTTCACTTTTAACACTTGGCGTTTTTGCCTACATCTGCGGACACGCGGTCTTTAGCTCATATTTACTCTTGCCAAAGATCATAGGTGTTGGTGAAAGCGTTGTTGTCTCTTCAGCCCTAATTGGCTCATTGATGGGCTTTTTATGGTTTAACTGCCATCCAGCTGAAGTCTTTATGGGCGATAGCGGTAGCTTGAGCGTTGGAGCATATATCGGTTTTATGGGCGTTGCGACCAAAAATGAAATCTTACTCATCATCATCGGCCTCATATTTGTGGTTGAAACCCTAAGCGTCATCTTGCAAGTGGGAAGCTTTAAAATTTTCAAACGCAGAATTTTTCTTATGGCGCCTATACATCACCATTTTGAGATAAAAGGCTGGGCGGAAAATAAGATCATCGTTCGCTTTTGGATCATCGCACTTTTAGCAAATCTAATCGCACTAACTGCGCTAAAGATCAGATAAGGAAAGTCATGAGAAAATCGCTATTTGGCTACGGTGGCACGATAAAGGCGATCGCAAAGAATTTCACAAAAGACGGTCTTTGGAATATCTATGATGATAAATTTAGTGAAATCTCAAAAGATGAGTTTGGCAATGCTCTTTTGCCAGTTAGCGAATTTGACCCAGCAAAAAGCAGCCTAGAGATACCAAGCCCAGGTATCCCGCCTCATCACGAGCTTATTAAAAAAGCTAAGAATTTAGTTAGCGAGTATGACTATTTTTATGAAATTTATAAAGAAAATCTGCCATTTAACATCTGGATAAGCGGCACAAACGGCAAGACTACGACTACAAAGATGACGCAGCACCTACTAGAGAGCAAGGGCTCAGTCATGGGCGGAAACGTCGGCATCGCACTAGCAAATTTAGACCCAAACGCTAAAATTTGGATACTTGAGACTAGCTCATTTACCCTTCACTACACAAATCACGCCACACCAGGCATTTACGTGCTTTTGCCGATCACTCCAGATCATCTAAGCTGGCATGGAGACATGAGCGAATACGAAAAGGCTAAGCTAAAGCCGCTTGCTAGTATGAGCGAAAGTAGCGTGGCGATCGTGCCTAAAATTTATGCCAGCACGCCAACAAAGGCAAAAGTGATTGCTTACAAAGACGAGAGCGATCTGGCTAAATTTTGCGGTGTAAGCGTAGATGATATAAATTTCAAAACGCCATTTTTACTTGACGCGCTGCTAGCACTTGCGGTAGAGAAAATTTTATTTGACCGCTGCGATGTCGCACTTTTAAATACCTTCGTCATCGAGGCAAACAAGCTTGAAGAATTTAGCGATAAAAATGGCAGAATCTGGGTCAATGACACAAAAGCTACTAACATAGATGCGAGCATACAAGCCGTAAAACGCTACAAAGATCATTTCATACATCTAATACTTGGTGGCGATGATAAGGGTGTTGATATGACGCCACTTTTTGAAGACTTGAAGAATTTAAGAGTAAAAATTTACGCCATCGGCTCAAATAGTGACAAACTCATGAAATTAGCGACTAAATTTGGCATACCGGCTTTAAAATGCGATTTTTTACAAAATGCCGTAAATGAGATAAATAAAGAGCTAAAGACCAGCGAGATAGCGCTTCTAAGCCCGGCAGCTGCGAGCCTTGATCAGTTTAAGAGCTATGCCGAGCGAGGCGATAAATTTAAAGAGTTTATAAAGGCGCTTTAAAATTTACAAGCCATTTTAAGTAGTCTAACCAAAAACAAAAATATGCAAATTCATGTTTTTGACATAAATTTTTACTATAAAGTTTTATTGTTGAATACTTTTTAAGTTTGTGCTAATATTTAGCAAAAATTTCCAAGGAAGTTTAATGCCTCTAACGCCCAGAAATGATGTAAATTTTAAAAGAAATTTAATAGATATCATAAAATTTTCATATGACAATGACATAAGCAGACCATTTATATCTAACAACAAACTACTTATTGGATATGGCTTTAGCCTAAAAGATGATATAGAACTTATTTGTGCTCAAATTTATAAAAACAACAAAGACAAAGTCATAAAAGATGTCAAGCGAGCTATTGCTAACACCACTAGTACGACTACCATAGAAAAGATAGACACAGATGAACTTTTTAAAAAGATAAATGACGCCACAAAAGAGGCTTATGCAAAGTCTGGAGGTGCCGATACTTTACCTGAGTTTGAATTTAGCTCGGAAGATCAGCTAAATGCCATCTTGGAGCAAAAGCTTACGCCGCTAATCCAAGAGATAAATCAAAAATTAAACAACTCTTCACTTAAAAATTTACAAGCCGTTTCACTTACTTCAGATACACAAAACAGCCAAATTTCAAGAGAGCATGTCGCACTTTTAGCACTTCTTTATATCAGCAAGAAAAGTAATATTGATCCATCCCTAGCAAGCTATATCAAAAGCAAAAATCGTTTTAAGGCCTGGTTCTGGCTAGCATATGAAAGCTTTAGTGATGAGGCAAGCAATAAAACATCTATTTTACGAGAAAAAATTTCAAATCAGTTTGGGCTTTATGAAAGTAATGAACAAAATGTTAATTTTACCGAGTGTATAGATGTTTTTAGCCATTTAAATATTTCTAAAGCAAAATATAAATCAAAAAATCAAAACAATAAAGAGATCATCCAAAACGTCACTCATTTAGAATTTATGAAACTTCAAGAAAATGGATCAAATTTAAATGCATCAGATACATCAAAATGTGAGGCTTTATTTCAGCCATTTGTTACAAAGATAAATTCTTTATTAAGCACTCAAAGTACAAAAACCTTTAACCTTGAAAATATATACTGCGTAAATTTAATCAGCTCAAATGCTTCAAATACTTCAAGAATAAATAAGCTCTTAAGGCAAAGAGAGGAGGAATTTTATAAACAAGAAAACATACTCTTGCTATGCCCAAGAAAGATGACAACTCCTATTAGAGTCTTTCAACCTAAAAAGAGCGAATTTACCGTTGTGCTAGCTAGTCAGACTCCATTTGATTGCAGTGAGCTAAACCCAAAAGAGCTAAATTCTAGTAGGCCAAACTATGGCAAGGCAAATTTATGTGAGCTAATACTTACTGACTTTAAATTTGACTCTTATGAAGATAGTAAAAATGAAGAGATAAAATTTAAAAATGCAAAGAGCAAAGATACGGTAATACTTTATCAAGAAAACAAAAATGAAGAAGATAAGATAAATGGTGCTACCTTTACTAGCATAAAGCAAAATAGTGATGATATAGAGTATAAACTAGAAGATGACGCTATAAGTATGAAGTACTTTGAAGACCAAACGTCCAAAAACAAACACCTAAATTTCTCTTTATTAAATTTTGCTAAAGAGAATAACTTTACCCTAAGAGATGATAAAGACTCAGCTATGTTTGATATAAAGCTTCGTCTAGCTCATGGCAATAATATAGTACCTACATCAGCATCAAGTTCAGGTCTTACTCTTACAATAAACAATCTCATCATTGAAAACGAAGATGGTAAGGCAAGTGAAGATATAGATAAGATATATCTTCATCACTGCTTTGATAAAAGTATATATGAGAGTATATCTTTAGTAAAAAATGAAGACTCGGATATCAAAAACTCATATACAGCTACATTTAATATCCCAATAGACAAAGAGAATAAAGGAGATACTAAATTTATACTTTATTCAAGTGATCTAAGTAAAGTTTATAGCACTAAAGATATTCATGCTCACACTGATACAGCTGTAATATCTTTAGGATATCAAGATAAGAGTAGTTCTAACTTTTGCTATAGCAATAAGGTCTCGTTAAGAGATATAACAGATCATATAACAAATGTAATCTCTGATAGTGAGTATCCATTTAAGACAAATGAGCCAATAAGCTTAAAGGCTATATATAAACAAGAAAAAGGTAGTAAGAGATATAAAGAGATACTTTGGGGATATAAGGTAATAAATAGTAAAGAGTATGATGAACTATCCAAATCAAATCCAAAAGATGTAGTAGGCTTAAAAGATCAAAAGGGTAAAGAGATAACATTTAAAATTTCAGATGTTATACAAAAAGATGATCTAGATAAACTAAAACAAGGTGGTCATACTATAGTATTTTTTGCATATCTTGAAGGTGATAAGGATAAATTTAAGTTTTTTACAAGATATGGCAAAAATCATATAAGAATAGATATAAAGATACCTCTATATATTAAATTTAAAGACGATAAGCTAGTTATATATGAGTTTGAGCATGCTATAAAAGAGAAGACATTTGATGCTAAATTAAAGCTTAGTGATAATAAAGACGATACTTTAATAAAAAATGATAATTACTTATATATAAGTAAAGATATCTCTTCAAATGAGATAAATATATATGAAGACGACAAACTAAGCAAAGAGCTAAAAAGTGATGAGAATACAAATAAGAGCTATCAAATTTATGCAAAAGAAGAGAGCCCTAATAATCAGTCTAATGCAGATAAAGATGATAAGCTTGGTATAAATTTATTAAATAAAGAGAATATGGATAAATTTATTAACTCTTTTAATGAATCAAAGAGTTTAACTAGAGTAAATAAAGGTATATGGGAAGATGGAGATGAGGGGGTTGGAGTAAAGATGAGAGAAAGCTGTCTTTGTGGCAGAAATATATCAAAAGAAGAATTAATTAAATTGGGGGTCAGTGAAGACAACACAAATATTTTTTTAAACTACATTAATTCTACTATGAAAGAATATAATATTAACACTTGCAAAAGAAAAATACACTTCCTAGCACAAATAAGACATGAGTCTGGAGAATTTGTATACTTAAAGGAAATCGCGGACGGTTCAGCATATGAAGGTAGAAAGGATTTGGGAAATACTCAGCCAGGAGATGGAAAACGCTTCAAAGGTAGAGGATTAATTCAAATTACTGGAAGAAAAAATTATACCGCATATGGTTCTTACAAGGGTATTAATTTCACAGATGGAAGCAATAATACTAAGTTAGAAGAAAAACAATATGCTGTAGATTCAGCTGGATGGTATTGGGCTAAACACCTAAATGTTAATTTGAATAATATGGCTGACGATGATGATTTAATTTATATTACATATAGAATAAATGGAGGTTTTAATGGATTTAGTGATAGGAAAAATAAGTTACTCAAAATGCATTCAACAATTGAATGTTTGAGGGATAGTTTTAATAATCTAGAAGACAATAACTACTCTATTAAAAGCAGTAAAGTATGGAATATTCACGATGCTGTTTATAAATATGCCAATTTAAATAACTCTGAATCAAATGAGTGTCGCTTAAGATACCTTGAGCTAACAAAAGATTATTTAAAATTACCAAACGGAAAAGCGAAAGACATCATTATAAAAAGAAGAAAAAAAATTAATACAATTTTAGGAGTAGAAAATGAATAAAATACGATTTTTAGTAATGCTGTTATTTATAGTATGCAGCACCTACGCAAAAGATATAAATTTAACTGGGTTTTACAAGAATGAGCCTTGTAATATTTCAATAGAAATAACGAAAAATACTAATAAGGCAAAGTATTTTTACAAGATAGTTGATAATAATCAGACAAAATCACAAGGCTATATATCAAGCATAAAAAGCAATGGCGAAGGTGGATTTTATATAAAATTTAAAAAGATTGACGGGATGTATGAAAATGGTAGCATAGTCATACAAAACTACGGAAACTCTATGAACGAGTATAATCATTTTGAAGATTGTGATAGTAAATACTTAAAATTTGATAAATAGGGCTAGCGTGCATGATTTTGTAATTACTTTTTTTAAAGCCGAAGAAATAGAATATTACTATGAAAATGAAAAATTTTAATAGCTATTGCTATGTTCGAATGTGAGGGTGACATACATTGTACAAATGGTGGTTATTTTTGGGTAAATAAAAGAAATACCAAAAGTTTAGAAATTTTATCAAAATCAACACCAATAAAAAATAATGTAAATGAGCGCTTGATGGGAATAAATTTAAAAATTCAAACTACATATATGAAATTTATGGCGACATAATGTCTCGTAGAAAAATGTATTTGAACATTTTTAAGCAAGAAAAAACTATTTTTAAAAGCGATGATTTACAACAGATAGAACAATAAGAATTCCTATTCAAAACTTAAAGAAATAGATAGTGGACTGCCTGCGAGTTTTGATAAATTTTATAAGAAATCGAAGAATAAATATCAATAATAGTCTATAAAAATATAGAGATTATAACAATAAACAATCTCATCATTGAAAACGAAGATGGTAAGGCAAGTGAAGATATAGATAAGATATATCTTCATCACTGCTTTGATAAAAGTATATATGAGAGTATATCTTTAGTAAAAAATGAAGACTCGGATATCAAAAACTCATATACAGCTACATTTAATATCCCAATAGACAAAGAGAATAAAGGAGATACTAAATTTATACTTTATTCAAGTGATCTAAGTAAAGTTTATAGCACTAAAGATATTCATGCTCACACTGATACAGCTGTAATATCTTTAGGATATCAAGATAAGAGTAGTTCTAACTTTTGCTATAGCAATAAGGTCTCGTTAAGAGATATAACAGATCATATAACAAATGTAATCTCTGATAGTGAGTATCCATTTAAGACAAATGAGCCAATAAGCTTAAAGGCTATATATAAACAAGAAAAAGGTAGTAAGAGATATAAAGAGATACTTTGGGGATATAAGGTAATAAATAGTAAAGAGTATGATGAGCTATCCAAATCAAATCCAAAAGATGTAGTAGGCTTAAAAGATCAAAAGGGTAAAGAGATAACATTTAAAATTTCAGATGTTATACAAAAAGATGATCTAGATAAACTAAAACAAGGTGGTCATACTATAGTATTTTTTGCATATCTTGAAGGTGATAAGGATAAATTTAAGTTTTTTACAAGATATGGCAAAAATCATATAAGAATAGATATAAAGATACCTCTATATATTAAATTTAAAGACGATAAGCTAGTTATATATGAGTTTGAGCATGCTATAAAAGAGAAGACATTTGATGCTAAATTAAAGCTTAGTGATAATAAAGACGATACTTTAATAAAAAATGATAATTA includes the following:
- a CDS encoding glycoside hydrolase family 19 protein, whose product is MPLTPRNDVNFKRNLIDIIKFSYDNDISRPFISNNKLLIGYGFSLKDDIELICAQIYKNNKDKVIKDVKRAIANTTSTTTIEKIDTDELFKKINDATKEAYAKSGGADTLPEFEFSSEDQLNAILEQKLTPLIQEINQKLNNSSLKNLQAVSLTSDTQNSQISREHVALLALLYISKKSNIDPSLASYIKSKNRFKAWFWLAYESFSDEASNKTSILREKISNQFGLYESNEQNVNFTECIDVFSHLNISKAKYKSKNQNNKEIIQNVTHLEFMKLQENGSNLNASDTSKCEALFQPFVTKINSLLSTQSTKTFNLENIYCVNLISSNASNTSRINKLLRQREEEFYKQENILLLCPRKMTTPIRVFQPKKSEFTVVLASQTPFDCSELNPKELNSSRPNYGKANLCELILTDFKFDSYEDSKNEEIKFKNAKSKDTVILYQENKNEEDKINGATFTSIKQNSDDIEYKLEDDAISMKYFEDQTSKNKHLNFSLLNFAKENNFTLRDDKDSAMFDIKLRLAHGNNIVPTSASSSGLTLTINNLIIENEDGKASEDIDKIYLHHCFDKSIYESISLVKNEDSDIKNSYTATFNIPIDKENKGDTKFILYSSDLSKVYSTKDIHAHTDTAVISLGYQDKSSSNFCYSNKVSLRDITDHITNVISDSEYPFKTNEPISLKAIYKQEKGSKRYKEILWGYKVINSKEYDELSKSNPKDVVGLKDQKGKEITFKISDVIQKDDLDKLKQGGHTIVFFAYLEGDKDKFKFFTRYGKNHIRIDIKIPLYIKFKDDKLVIYEFEHAIKEKTFDAKLKLSDNKDDTLIKNDNYLYISKDISSNEINIYEDDKLSKELKSDENTNKSYQIYAKEESPNNQSNADKDDKLGINLLNKENMDKFINSFNESKSLTRVNKGIWEDGDEGVGVKMRESCLCGRNISKEELIKLGVSEDNTNIFLNYINSTMKEYNINTCKRKIHFLAQIRHESGEFVYLKEIADGSAYEGRKDLGNTQPGDGKRFKGRGLIQITGRKNYTAYGSYKGINFTDGSNNTKLEEKQYAVDSAGWYWAKHLNVNLNNMADDDDLIYITYRINGGFNGFSDRKNKLLKMHSTIECLRDSFNNLEDNNYSIKSSKVWNIHDAVYKYANLNNSESNECRLRYLELTKDYLKLPNGKAKDIIIKRRKKINTILGVENE
- the murD gene encoding UDP-N-acetylmuramoyl-L-alanine--D-glutamate ligase produces the protein MRKSLFGYGGTIKAIAKNFTKDGLWNIYDDKFSEISKDEFGNALLPVSEFDPAKSSLEIPSPGIPPHHELIKKAKNLVSEYDYFYEIYKENLPFNIWISGTNGKTTTTKMTQHLLESKGSVMGGNVGIALANLDPNAKIWILETSSFTLHYTNHATPGIYVLLPITPDHLSWHGDMSEYEKAKLKPLASMSESSVAIVPKIYASTPTKAKVIAYKDESDLAKFCGVSVDDINFKTPFLLDALLALAVEKILFDRCDVALLNTFVIEANKLEEFSDKNGRIWVNDTKATNIDASIQAVKRYKDHFIHLILGGDDKGVDMTPLFEDLKNLRVKIYAIGSNSDKLMKLATKFGIPALKCDFLQNAVNEINKELKTSEIALLSPAAASLDQFKSYAERGDKFKEFIKAL
- the mraY gene encoding phospho-N-acetylmuramoyl-pentapeptide-transferase, encoding MFYYIYEILNFNIFQYITVRASIAFFIAFALTTYLMPKFIAWAKAKNAAQPIYELAPQTHQKKAKTPTMGGLVFVFTAVLSTIICARLDNTFVLTSLFCLVCFTLLGYKDDYSKILGAKNHAGLSPKAKLFFQFLIAFVISVFLYASHELSTEFYLPFFKQPILDLKIFAIFFWTLVIVAASNSVNLTDGLDGLATVPSIFSLLTLGVFAYICGHAVFSSYLLLPKIIGVGESVVVSSALIGSLMGFLWFNCHPAEVFMGDSGSLSVGAYIGFMGVATKNEILLIIIGLIFVVETLSVILQVGSFKIFKRRIFLMAPIHHHFEIKGWAENKIIVRFWIIALLANLIALTALKIR